One genomic segment of Theobroma cacao cultivar B97-61/B2 chromosome 6, Criollo_cocoa_genome_V2, whole genome shotgun sequence includes these proteins:
- the LOC18595674 gene encoding exocyst complex component EXO70A1: MAEVESFDNLLASRKLLETSLENSRALALALDKTGPRLVEIDRKLAFLEAAIRPSSSKNCTFAAIRDHVSLALGPAVAVLKIFNSIRELEKSLFSGPFSDLSSYLSTIRQLEGALKFLTGNCNLAIQWLEGVMEFLEDNSVANGKYIVNLRRSLTILQELQATGEHACLSGAFDKLEISFKQILADNSVPLALACLTAKQACDAATPFPVPILQKLQAIVERLNASNRLEKCMSIFVEVRSLNTRKSLQALDLAYLEKAITDFDDVQDMERCIEEWSKHMEFIVKHVLEHEHRLCKEVFGSTASGVWMDCYAKIAAQSGILSFLQFGMSIAESKNCPIKLLNLLRIFSVLENLRMDFNKLFGGETCVEIKTMTSDLVTKVVNGASEIFWELPVQVELERQSYPPKDGGIPRLVSFVTGYCNQLLDDKYRPVLTQVLKICHGWKHEKYEEGLVTNQIYSIVREIAVNLDAWSKAYDQRPLSYIFMLNNHSHFHSLKGTELGNLMGDSWLSAHGQYKEYYSALYLRESWGKLLTCLSQDNPVSSDLPKRLKAFNEAVDDMYNKQSNWVIFDESLRQKMHQLVVQALVPAYRSYLQKHSLLVEHSDTTSRTVKYTAKSLENMLNTLFQPWQIKYRSTIDSHFTGKQRNTETNQFRLTLTAV; the protein is encoded by the coding sequence ATGGCTGAGGTGGAGAGCTTTGACAATCTTTTGGCTAGTAGGAAGTTATTGGAAACTAGCTTGGAGAATTCAAGAGCTCTTGCCTTGGCCTTGGACAAAACTGGACCAAGATTAGTGGAGATAGACAGAAAGTTGGCATTTTTGGAAGCTGCTATTCGGCCTAGCTCTTCCAAGAATTGCACATTTGCTGCTATTAGAGATCATGTCAGCCTTGCTCTTGGCCCTGCTGTAGCAGTTCTGAAGATCTTCAATTCCATTCGCGAGCTTGAGAAGTCGCTGTTCTCAGGCCCATTTTCTGATCTATCCTCTTACCTTTCAACCATTAGACAGCTTGAAGGAGCACTAAAATTTCTCACAGGCAACTGCAACCTGGCAATCCAATGGTTAGAAGGAGTTATGGAATTCCTGGAAGATAATTCTGTTGCCAATGGTAAGTACATCGTGAACCTTAGACGATCATTAACAATTTTACAAGAGTTGCAAGCAACCGGGGAACATGCTTGTCTCTCTGGTGCATTTGACAAGCTGGAAATTTCATTCAAGCAGATTTTGGCAGATAATAGTGTTCCACTTGCTTTAGCCTGTCTAACAGCAAAGCAAGCCTGTGATGCAGCAACACCTTTTCCGGTGCCTATACTTCAGAAGTTACAGGCGATTGTTGAGAGACTGAATGCCAGTAACAGGCTTGAGAAGTGCATGTCCATATTTGTTGAAGTTCGGAGTCTGAATACTAGAAAAAGTCTGCAAGCTCTTGATTTGGCGTACCTTGAGAAGGCAATCACAGATTTTGATGACGTCCAGGATATGGAAAGGTGCATAGAAGAGTGGAGCAAGCATATGGAGTTCATTGTGAAGCATGTGCTGGAGCATGAGCACAGGCTCTGCAAGGAAGTCTTTGGAAGTACTGCATCAGGCGTTTGGATGGACTGCTATGCGAAGATTGCAGCCCAGTCTGgaattctttctttcctccAGTTTGGAATGAGCATTGCTGAGAGTAAGAACTGTCCTATCAAACTCTTGAATTTGTTACGCATTTTCTCAGTTCTAGAAAATTTGAGAATGGATTTCAACAAGCTTTTTGGAGGGGAAACTTGTGTTGAAATCAAAACCATGACAAGCGATCTGGTCACGAAAGTTGTTAATGGCGCCAGCGAGATTTTCTGGGAACTTCCAGTACAGGTGGAGCTGGAAAGACAAAGTTATCCCCCTAAAGATGGAGGCATTCCAAGGCTGGTAAGCTTCGTGACTGGCTACTGTAATCAGTTGCTCGACGACAAATACAGACCAGTCTTGACCCAAGTACTGAAAATCTGTCACGGTTGgaaacatgaaaaatatgaagagGGACTTGTTACCAACCAGATTTACAGCATAGTAAGAGAAATCGCGGTTAACTTGGATGCTTGGTCAAAAGCGTATGACCAAAGGCCATTGTCCTACATATTCATGTTGAATAATCATTCTCATTTCCACAGCCTGAAAGGCACAGAGCTAGGGAATCTGATGGGAGATTCTTGGCTAAGTGCTCATGGACAGTACAAGGAATACTATTCAGCTCTCTACTTGAGAGAGAGCTGGGGGAAACTTCTTACTTGTCTAAGCCAGGATAATCCAGTTTCATCTGATTTGCCCAAGAGGCTGAAGGCATTCAATGAAGCCGTTGATGATATGTACAACAAGCAGTCCAATTGGGTCATCTTCGACGAAAGCTTGAGACAGAAGATGCACCAGCTTGTAGTGCAGGCTTTGGTGCCTGCTTATAGAAGTTACTTGCAGAAACATAGCCTTCTAGTCGAGCACAGTGATACTACTTCTAGAACTGTAAAATATACGGCGAAAAGCTTGGAAAACATGCTTAACACCCTCTTTCAGCCATGGCAGATAAAATACCGGAGCACCATAGACTCACATTTCACCGGTAAACAGAGAAATACAGAAACCAACCAATTTCGCTTGACACTTACAGCTGTGTAA